GGGCTCACCGCGACCGGCCTGCTGGTGCTGATGGTCCGGCCCCGCGCCCGGTTGCTCGCGGTCCTGCCGGTGGTGGCCGGACTCACGGCCGCGTTGCTGGTCTTCCCCGCCGACAGAGCGGGCAATCTGACCCCGGACAAGACGGCGAGCGCGCTGGTCTGCGACGGCCCGGTGTGTGTGACGAAGCTGCGCGAGAAGTGGCTGCCGACGTTGGCCGGTCCGGGCAAGGAAGCCATCCAGGCACTGCAGAAACTGCCGCAGCACCCCGAACGGGTCGAAGAGTCGACCGAGTCCAATAACTATTACCTGAGGGGGCAGCGGGACCCAGCGCGGCTGCTGGTCCCGTATTCGTCCACGACTTACGTGCCCGTCAGTGACCTGACCGCGGTGCTGCTGGACGGAGCCGGAACCCCACGGTGTATCCCTAGCCACTACGACAGCCCGGAGGAGAAGCGCGAGACGGTGGCGCGGTGGGTGATGCAAGGCTGGCTCGCCGGTTCGGCGACGCCGCCTCCGGCCAAGTCCTACCAGCAGCGGGATGCGGCAGAATTGATGCCGCCGGTGTGGACCGCCCTGCACGCGTTGCCTGAGCAGGAGCAGATCGCGCGTGTCGCCGCGGCGCGGCAGGTCGAGCTGACTTGCCAGGGTGACCCGCTGGCCGCGCTCACCGGAGGCGCGGGCTGATGCGCTGGCTCACGTTGTACGCGCGTTCCCGGCACGTGCCGGTCGTGGTGGCGCCGCTGCTGCTGTCGGTCGTGCTGACCTGGTGGTTTGCCGAGGACAAGTGGACGCCCTTTGCTGCGACGCTCGGGCTGGGCCTGGCAGTCGTCTTCGCCGCGAGCGGGCTGAGCGGGCAGGACATCGACCTCGACCGCACGGCCGGGTTCAGCTGGTTTCCCCGGCGGCTCGCGCATCTGCTGCTGATCGGGGTGGTTGCCGCCGGTGTCATGCTCGCCGTGCAGGAAGCCGGCGACGTCCAGGTCGAGAGTGCGCTGATCGTCCGCGACACGGCCGGCCTGCTCGGCCTGGCCGGGCTGGCGGCCGTGCTGTTCGGCGGCCAGTTCGGCTGGACCCTGCCACTGGGCTGGACCATGCTGGGATTGGGCACGCCCGATGAACCGGAGACGCTGAATCGGGTCTTCACGTGGCTGCGGCTGCCGGCCGACGATGCGTTGTCCTGGTGGCTGGCGGGGGTGCTGTTCGTGCTGGGCGCCGGTGGATACGCGATGGCGGGTGCCCGCCGCTGACCTCGATGACGTGCCTGCGGCGAATCTCGCCGCGGGCACGTCGCCGGTTCAGGCCCTACCCGTTCAGACGCTGCGGTTGTTCGGCACCAGATCGAGCGGATCGTGGTCCGGATCGTCGATGCCGAAGCTGATGATGCGCTCGGGGTGGATGCGGATGGCGGCGTCGTCCAGGTGACCGTCGGTGGTGAAGGCGTCCGGGATGCCCTCCGCGTGCCCACGGATCTCCAGGCAGCGCACGCGCATCGGGTCCAGCGAAGGGCGGTCGTCGATGACGAAGGCCGCCCGTCCGTTGGCTTCGACGTTGCGGTACTTGCGGCTGCGGGTGAGGTGGTATCCGGTCACGTCGATCGCGCGGGCGTCCGGGTTCCAGGTGAACCCGACCGGGCTGACCTGCAGGGTGCCGTCCGGGTGCTGGGTGGCCAGCCGGCCGAGGTCGTGTTCGGCGAGGAACGCGAGTTCCGCTTCGGTGAACATGTTTCCAGCGTGCGACCTCGAGTGCACTCGAGGTCAACACCCGGACGGCCCGAGTTTCAGGTGAACAGCCCGTCGCCCCAGTTCGAGGTCGGCGTGAGCCCCGGCGGAACGGCGAAATGCGCGGATCCGGTGTGCTGCACGTACTCCATCATCGCGTCCTTCGCGGACAACGCCTGCTGCATCGGGATGTACTGCTTGCGCGTGTCCCGGTTGAAGGCCAGGAAGAACAATCCCGCTTCGAGGTGCCCGACACCGTCGGAGCCGTCGACGAAGTTGTAGCCGCGGCGCAGGATCCGGGCGCCGTTGAGCGTCTGGTGCGAGGCGAGCCGGACGTGCGCGTCCGGCGCGATCAGCGGCACGCCGCCCGCCCCGCCGACGTCCAGATCGACCTGGTCGAACTCGCCGGTCTGGCCGAGTGGCGCGCCGGTGCCTTTGGTTCGTCCGACGATCTGTTCCTGCCCGTCCAGCGTTTCCCGGTCCCAGGTTTCGACGTGCATCCGGATCCGGCGGGCCACCAGGTAGGTGCCGCCCGCCATCCAGGCCTGCCCGTCGCCGGACTGCGCCCACACCTGCTCGCGCAGGACGTCGGTGTC
This Amycolatopsis sulphurea DNA region includes the following protein-coding sequences:
- a CDS encoding PPOX class F420-dependent oxidoreductase, which codes for MFTEAELAFLAEHDLGRLATQHPDGTLQVSPVGFTWNPDARAIDVTGYHLTRSRKYRNVEANGRAAFVIDDRPSLDPMRVRCLEIRGHAEGIPDAFTTDGHLDDAAIRIHPERIISFGIDDPDHDPLDLVPNNRSV